GTCCCCGAGCTGCTCGCCGGGCGCGAGTTCTGGACCCAGCCGTTGGTGAGCGAGTCGCCCGCGCTCTACCGCGCCGAGTACCTGGCCACCGGCCTGCTGGAGACGGCCACCGACGAACCGCTGCCGGACCAGGTCCGCCGCGCGGCGGAGCAGGCGTACGACGAAGGCTACGAGCGGGGCGTGCACGACCAGGACGCGGCACTCATCCTCGGCGCGTTGCTCCGACTGCGCGCCGGAGCAGGGCTGTTGGCGCACCCGGCCGGAGTACGGGCGGCCGCGCAGCTGTTCTGGGCGCACGGGGCGGACGAAGGGCGGCGCGGTGCCTGGCAGCGCCGGGCCCGCTCACTCGGGCTGGCCCGCGACACCTTCGGGCCCTCCGGTGCGCTGGCCGATCTGGCGGCCGAACTGTCCGATGCGGCGAGGGAGTTCTGCGACGTCCGAGGTCTGCCCGTGGGCCCGCCGGTGGGCGGGTACCTGGTCGAGGAGCTCGCCGACGGGCGCGCGGGCTTCGCGGGCAGCGCCGTCGCCCGCACGCTGCTCGACGGATTCCGGCGCACGGCGGCGGCCCCGCAGCTCACGGCCGACCTCACCGCGCTCGCCGGGGACCTCCCCGCCTGCCACCAACTCGCCACCGCCTGGCTGGGGTCCTACGCCGGGCCCGAGCCCGACGGCCTCGCCGAGGCGGTGGCCCGGCTCTGCGCCCCGGCCCTGCCGCGCTACGAACTCGACGTACCGCTCGGTGAGACGGTCGAGGGCCTGCTCGGCACCCACCCGCGGGTACGGGACGGGCGGCTCACCGTGCGGATCGACGAACTGCCCTACCGGGCACATGAGTTCAGGGAGAAGCGCGGCGCCGCCTTCCGGGCCTTCCAGCGGCGGCGCACGGAGGTCCTCGCCGCCGAGCGCACCCGCCTGCGGCTGGACGACCACCGCCCCCGCCCGTCGGCCGGGTTCGTCCGCAATCAGCTGATCAACGAGGTCTACCTCCCCCTGATCGGCGACAACCTGGCCAAGCAGCTCGGCACGCTCGGGGCCGGCCCCGACCGCAGCGGCCTGTTGCTGCTGCTCTCCCCGCCCGGCTACGGCAAGACGAGTCTGCTGGAGTACGTCGCCGACCGCCTGGGCCTGCTGATGGTCCGGATCGACGGCCCGGCCCTGGGTGCCGGCACCACCTCACTGGACCCGGAGCGGGCTCCGGACGCCGCCGCCCGGCACGAGGTCGAGAAGATCGTCTTCGCGCTGGAGGCGGCCGGCAACGTGCTGCTGCACCTGGACGACATCCAGCACGTCTCGGCCGAATTCCTGGAGAAGTTCCTCCCGTTGTGCGATGCCCAGCGCCGGATCGAGGCCGTCAGCGAGGGTCGGGCCCGCAGCTTCGATCTGCGCGGGCGCCGCTTCGCGGTCTGCCTGTCCGGCAACCCGTACACCGCGAGCGGCCGGCGGTTCCAGGTCCCCGACATGCTGGCCAACCGGGCCGACGTCTGGAGTCTCGGCGAAGTACTGTCGGGGCATCAGGAGTTGTTCGCGCTCTCCTTCCTGGAGAACGCGCTCGCCGCCAATCCGGTGCTCGCCCCGCTGGCCGGAGCCGAACCGGCCGAGCTGCGGCTGCTGGTCGCCCTGGCCGACGGCGACCCCGGCGCCCAGGCCGACCAACTTACCCGGCCGGTCCAGGACTTGGACCGGGTCCTGGCCACGCTGGCCCGGCTGCGCAGTGTCCAGCGCACCGTCCTGACCGTCAACCGCGCCTACATCGACTCCGCCGCTCAGCAGGAGAGCACCAGGACCGAGCCGCCGTTCCTGCTCCAGGGCTCCTACCGGACGATGGCCCGACTCGCCGCACGGGTCGACCCGGTGCTCAACGAGACCGAACTCGAGGCCCTGCTCGATGAGCACTACCTCGCCGAGGCACGGACCCTCGGCAGCGCGGCCGAGGCCAACCTGCTCAAGCTCGCCCAGCTACGCGGCCGGGCCACCGCCGAGCAGACCGCCCGCTGGCGGGCGCTGTGCGCGGGCTACCCCGCCGCGGACTGATCGGGCCACCCGAGCAGCCGCGCGCCGAAGGCCGCCGTCTCCAGGGTGTAGCGCTGGAGCGCATCGTCCGGATCCAGCCCGGTCAGCCGGACGATCCGGTCCAGCCGGTACGACAGCGCCCGGACGCTCAGCCCGAGTCGCCGCGCCGCCTCCGCCAGCACATAGCGCGAGTCGGCGTAGGCGGCCAGGGTCTCCAGCAGCGGCACCGCCCCGCCGCGGGCCTCGCGCAGCGGGCCGAGCACCCCGTTCACCAGCTCCTCCAGGGCGACCCGGTCCCGCAGCAGCACGGGCAGCACCAGCAGATCGGCCGCGGACAGCAACTGCCCCGGCAGCCGGAGCCGGTTGGCCTGCTCCAGCGCGCTCCGGGCCTCCTCGTACGAGCGGACCGCCCCGCCGGGCCCGCTGTGCGGACGGCCGACCACCACCCGCCGACGCCCCGTCAGCTCCGCGAACGCCTGGATCGCCGCACTCTCGCCGGGGCCGGCGGGCAGGATGCAGACCAGCCGCCCGTGCTTCACAGCGAGCAGCACCTCCTGATCGCCGAAGCGGCCGAGCAACTGCCGCTCCACCCCGCGCACCAAGGGGTCCTCGGGGTCGTAGCCGTCGCCGTCGGCGACCGCCACGATATGGGCGCAGGCCAGGTTGAGCCCGAAGCGCTCGGCGTGCTCGGCCAGCCGGCCCAGGTCGCTCCGGCTGCTCAGCAGGTCGGCGACGAACTCCCGCCGCCGGGCCTCCTCCTGGTGCAACTGCTCCCGGTAGGCCCGGCCGTGCCCGCCGGCGAGTGCGGCCACCGCCGCCCGCAGCGCGGCCATGGAGGCCCCGTCCACCGGCTGCCCCGCCCAGACCCGCCCGCTTTCGGCCAGTTGCTCGTCGACCAGCTCGGCCAGCCCCCGCCCCGCCAGGGCACACCGGCCTCCGTACTCCCGCAGCGCCTCCAGCTCGTCCCGCCGCAGGCGCCGCCCGGTTCTGGCGACCTCCTCCAGCAGCCGTCCCCACTCGCCCGGGCCGGACGCCGCAGGCGACCCCGACGACGCTGTGACCGTGGCCATGTGGTCTCTTCCCCCCGTTCGAACAACGACGCGTCAGCGTACTCGCTGCCCCCCGGCGGTGGATGGCGGGTTTCTGACAGATCATTGCCCGGGGCCCCGGGGATCAGCACGATGGGCCGGTACGGGTGAGTGGTGAAGGGGGACGGGGATGACCGGGGACGTGGCCGAGAGACCGCAGGCCAAGGAAGGGGAACGCGTCGAACAGCGGGTCACCTGGGCGGAGTTGTTCTTCGACCTGGTGTGGGTCTTCGCCATCACCCAGATCGCGGTGGCCCTGGCGCACGCGCACTCGCTGTTGGACGTGGCGATGGCAGTGATGCTGTTCCTGCCGCTCTGGATGGGCTGGGTCGGGGCGGCGCTGCTCGGCAACGCGACGGGCGAGAGCCTGGACGGGGTGCACGGGCGGCTGCTGGTCTTCGCGCTGGCGGCCTGCGGTCTCGGGATGAGCGTCGCGGTGCCGGACGCCCTCGGCGACCGGGGCGTGCTGTTCGGGGTCTGCTACGTGCTGATGCGGCTGATCCTGTGGCAGCGGATGCGGCGCTGGCCGACCTTCGGCGGGCTGCGGATCGAACCGTTCTCGGTGAGCCTGCTGGTGAGCGGGCCGCTGTTCCTGACCGGTGCCTTCCTGGACAGCGGGCCGCGCCAAGTCCTCTGGACGGTCGGCGCCTTGGCCGAGGTGCTGGGCACGGCGCTGCTGGGCAAGCGGCTGGACCGGGCCAGGTTCGAGACCTCCCATCTCCCGGAGCGGTTCGGCCTGTTCGTCATCATGGCGCTCGGCGAGACGGTGATCGCCTCCGGCGGCCACGTCTCGGACGGTCACCTCGGTACGGTCGCCCTGGTCACCCTGGGGGTGGCGTTCGTGCTGATCGTGCAGCTCTGGTGGGCCTACTTCCACTACAGCGCCCCGGCGGCCCGGCACAGCCTGGACGTCGACCCGGTGCAGGCCAGGATCGTCCGGGACGTGTTCAGCTACGCGCACCTGGCGTACGCGGTGGCCATCATCCTGATGGCGGTCGGACTGGAGGAGCTGCTCGCCGCACCGCTCCAACACCCGCACGAGCTGCCGCAGTTCATGCTGGCGCCGGGAGCGGCGCTCTACCTGGCCGGGTTCTGCTACGCCCGCTGGCGGATGTTCGGCGCGGCGGCGGTGCCGCGGACGGCGGGCGCGCTGGCCTGCCTGGCCCTGGCCGCGACCGCCTCGGCGGTGCCGCAGGTGGTCACGGCGGTGCTGGTGGTGCTGGTGCTCGGCGCGGTCAACGGGGTGGAGGCGTTCATCGTCGAGACCGGCCGCCCACTGCTGCTGCTCCGGATGCCGGGGCGGCGTCGCGCGGCGAACTAGCCGCCGTTGAGCAGCGCCTCGCCGAGCGGGGTGCGCAGGTAGAGCACGGTGCGGCCGGTCCGGTGCGAGGCGGCGAGGCCGGCCGCCCGGAGCGTGGTGAGGTGGTGCGAGACGGTCGGGGCCGGCATGCCGGTGCGGGCGGCGAGTTCGGTGGTGGAGGCGGGGGAGCCGAGCTCGGCGAGCAGCCCGGCCCGGGAGCGGCCGAGCAGGGCGGCCAGCGCGTCGGGAGCCCGGTCGCGAGGGGTCTCCCAGAGCGCGGCGATGCCGCGCGGCGGGTAGACCAGGCCGGGCTGCCGGGGCGGGGTGCTCTGGGAGAAGACCCCGGGCCAGACGAAGACGGTGGGCACCAGGACCAGCCCCCGGCCGCCGTCCAGGGTGCGGGTGGCCTCGTAGTTACGGTGCCTGACCCGGAGGGTGTCGTCGGCCCAGCTGACCTGGGGGTGCAGCGCCTCGAACAGCTCGGCGGCGCCGCCCCGGGCGATCGACCGGGCCCGGTACAGGACTTCGCCCTCGACCAGGCGCTGGATCCGGCTCCAGTGCGGCTGGATGGCGACCTCCCAGTAGGCCCGGATCTGGTCGGCGAGCCGGGCCAGCCCGTCGGCCGGGTCGCGGTACAGCTCGGCGACCGGGGCGGCCAGCGAGGCGTTCGGTGGGCCGGTGAGCCGCGCCAGGTCGGCCCGGACCAGCTCCGCCGGGGTGGCCGCCAGGGTGGCCAACTCCTCCGCCAGTGAGGGTGACTCGGTCTGCGGAACGGGCGTGAGGAAGCTCGGGACGTACAGCGTGGGGATCGGCACCAGCGCGAACAGCAGCGACAGGTCCACCGCCGGGAGAGCGGCCCGGGTGTCCCGGGCCCAGCCGAGGTGCAGAGGTTTGCCGCCGGGGTCCTTGAGGGCTTCGACGCTGGTGACCACCTCCCAGAGCGGGGAGTGGCCGAACCGGGTCCGGGCCAGGTCCTGGGCGGAGAACCGCAGGGTGAGCACGCTCCGACCCTCCGGACGATTCGAGCAGGATGAAATCTGTGGGCGGCCGGGCACTGCGCTGGCAGGGTCGGTCCCGCGACCGGCACTCATTCCAGCAGACCGGTCCGCGTCCTGGATGAGGGGGCCTTCGGCCATGCGTACCTTGCGGAGATTCGGCCTGCCCCGGGTGGCGGGGAACGGCGGGCTGGTCGGGGCCAGCGTGATCGACAGCCTGGGCAGCGGGCTGGTGCTCGCGTTCGTGCTGGTCTACTTCGCCCGCACCACCGAGCTCTCGCTGCCGGTGATCGGCGGGGCGCTCACGCTGGCCCGGCTGCTCGCGGTGCCGACGGCGGTGACGGTCGGTCCGCTGATCGACCGTTGGGGCGCGCGCGGGCTGGCGCTGGCGGGCAACCTGATCTCCGCGGCCGGGTACGCGGGCTTCCTGATCAGCCATCAGGTCTGGCAGATCGTGGCGGCCGCCTGGCTGGCCCAGGTCGGCGCGGTGACGTACTGGACGTCGAGCACCGGTCTGGTGGTGCTGGCGGCGGACGGGGCGGAGCGGCCGCGCTGGTTCGCCATGATCCACATGCTGCGCAACGTCGGCCTCGGGCTCGGCGGCGCGCTCGGCGCCTTCCTGGTCGGCATCGGCGGCACGGCCGGGCTGCGCGGGGTGGTGGTGGCCAACGCGGTCAGCTTCCTGGTCGCCGTCGTGCTGCTGTGGCGCTGGCGGCCGACGGTCCGGGCGGTACCGGCCGCAGCCCGCGCCGGGGGCGGCTACCGGACGGTGCTCCGGGACCGGCGCTACCTGCTGCTGGTGGCGATCAACGTCAGCTTCGTCTTCTCGGCGCTGATCCTCAGTCTGCTGCTGGCCGTCTACATCACCGAGGGCCTGCACCGCGAGGCCTGGATCGCCGGTGCGCTGCTGGTGCTGAACGGTGGTCAGGTCGCGCTCACCCAGACCGTGGTGAGCAGGTGGCTGGAGCGGTTCCGGCCGACCCGGGTGATCGCCGCCGCCTGCGGGATCAACGCGCTGGCCTTTGGCGTCTTCGCGGTGCTGGCCGACGCCCCGGGCTGGGCGGTGCCGGCCGGTCTCTTCCTGGCGATGCTGCTGTACACCCTGGCGGAGACCGCCGCGACGCCGTTCTCCGAGGAGCTGAGCGTCTCGCTCGCCCCCGAGCAGCTGCGCGGCCGGTACCTGGCGGTCTATCAGCTCTCCTGGACCTTCGGCCAGACCGTGGCCCCCGGCCTGCTGACCCTGCTGCTGGCCGGCGGCGCGAGCCGGCCGTGGCTGTTCCTGATCGGACTCAGCCTGGCGGCGGTGCCCGCCCTGCTGCTGCTGGAACGGCTGACCGCCGCCCGGCCGGTCGCCGAGCCGGCCCTGGCTGCCTGACCACGCGGCGGGCCCGGTACGGACGATCCGTACCGGGCCCGCCGAGCGGCCGTCAGGCCGCCACCAGCTCCTGCTCCGGCGCCTCGGCCTCGACCACCGGCCGCGGGGCCCGCCGAGGCAGGGCGAAGACCAGCGCGAAGACCAGCAGCAACCCGCCGCTCACCCACCACAGCGCGTGCTGGAAGGCGTTCACGAAGACCGGCCCCATCGCCTGGACGGCCGGGTCGGCCGCGTCGACCACGGTGAAGAACGCCACCGAGGAGAGCCCGAGGCCCAGCGCGACGCCCAGCTGCTGGGTGGTGTTGATCAGCCCGGAGGCCGAGCCCGAGTGCTCGCGCGGCACCTCGGAGAGCACCAGGTCGGTCAGCGGGGCGACGATCAGGCCCATCCCGAGGCCCATCACCACCAGCGGCAGCGCCATCTGCCAGGACTCGATCTCCATCCCGTACCGGGCCGCCTCGGCCAGGTAGACCAGCGTCCCGGCCGCCATCACCAGCGCCCCCGCCTGCAGCACCTTCCGGCCGAACCTCGGCACCAGCACCTGCACCGACAGCCCCGCCGCCACCGACACCGCGAGCGAGAACGGCACCCCGGTCAGCCCGGCCCGCAGCGCGCTCCAGCCGAGGCCGAGCTGCATGTAGAGGGTCCACACCATGAAGAAGATGCCGGAGGCGATCCCGAAGCTCAGCTGCACCCCGATGCCCGCCGCGAAGCTCTTCACCCGGAACAGCGCCAGCTCCACCAGCGGCGAGCCGTCCCGCCGGGTCTTGGCCTTCTCGTACGCCACGAACAGCGCCAGCACCGGCAGGCTCAGCCCCATCGAGACGAAGCCCCAGACCGGCCAGCCCGACTCCCGGCCCTGGGTCAGCGGGTAGAGCAGCATCAGCAGCCCGGCCCCGGCCAGCAGCATCCCGACCAGGTCCAGCTTCAGCGCCTGCGGGGCCTTGGACTCGCCGACGTACTTGGCGCCCAGCAGCAGCCCGGCGATCCCGATCGGCAGGTTGACCAGGAAGATCGGCCGCCAGCCCAGACCGAACAGGTCCCACTCCGTCAGCAGCGCGCCCAGCAGCGGCCCGAGCACCGCCCCGAGCCCGACCATCGCGCCGAACATCCCGAACACCTTGCCGCGCTCGTGCGCCGGGAAGGTGACATGGATGATCGACAGCACCTGAGGCACCATCAGCGAGGCCGTCGCCCCCTGCAGCACCCGGGCGGCCACCAGCATCTCCGGGCTGCCGGCCAGACCGCAGAGCGCGGAGGCCAGCGTGAAGCCGGTGATCCCGATCAGGAACAGCCGCTTGCGGCCGTAGATGTCACCGAGCCGCCCGCCGGTGATCAGACCGATCGCGAAGGCCAGCGCGTACCCGGCGGTGATCCACTGCAGCGTGCTGTAACCCGCGCCCAGGTCCAGCTGGATGCTCGGCATGGCGATGTTGACGATGGTGACGTCGACCAGGTCCATCAGACTGGCCGTCATCACCACGGCGAGCGCCAGCCAGCGGCGGCGGTCGGGGGTGTCGGTGACGGGTGACATGAGGGGGAACTCCTTCGGCTGGGAACGGACCGAAGGTAGCGGGCAACTAGGTCAGATCCTGACCGCTTGGTACGGCATGCTGAACCGCATGACCGACACCCCCGCGAGGCTGCTCAGCCTGCTCTCGCTCCTCCAGACCCCCCGCGAGTGGCCCGGCAGCGAGCTGGCCGACCGCCTCCGGGTCAGCCCGCGCACCATCCGCCGGGACATCGAGCGGCTGCGCGACCTCGGCTACCCGGTGGAGGCCAGCAAGGGCGCGATCGGCGGCTACCGGCTGGTGGCCGGCGCCGCGATGCCGCCGCTGCTGCTGGACGACGAGGAGGCGGTGGCCATCGCGGTCGGCCTGCGGGCCGCCGCCGGGCAGGCGGTCGAGGGGATCGAGGAGGCCTCGGTACGGGCGCTGGCCAAGCTGGTCCAGGTGCTGCCCGCCCGGCTGCGCCACCGGGTCGGCTCGCTCAACGCCGCCACCGTCCCACTGGCCGGCGGCGGCCCCCGGGTCGACCCCGAGGTGCTCACCACGCTGGCCTCGGCCGCCGCCGGGCGGGAGAAGCTCCGGTTCCAGTACCGGGCCGGCGACGGCGCCGAGACCCGGCGGCTGGTCGAACCGCACCGCCTGGTCGCCACCGGCCGCCGCTGGTACCTGGTCGCCTTCGACAACGAACGCGACGACTGGCGGATCTTCCGGGTCGACCGGGTCCGCGAACCACAGCCGACCGGGGCCCGCACCGTCCCACGCGAGCTCCCGGCCGAGGACGCGGGCGCGTACGTCGCCGCCCGGCTCACCAACCGCAGCCGCACCTACACCGCCGTGGCCACCCTGCACGCCCCACTCCACCGCCTCCAGGACCGCCTGGGCTTCCGCGAGGACGAGGTCGAAGCCCTCGACGACACCCGCACCCGCCTCCGCACCCAGGCCGACTCCCTGGAGTGGCTGGCCCTCCGCCTGGCCAGCCTCGGCTGCGAGTTCGAAGTCCACGAACCCGCCGAACTCCGCACCTACCTCACCGACTTGGCCGCCCGCGCCACCCGCGCAGCGGCACTTTAGGCAGGCGCTATAGGGCTACGGTCCAGGGGCTCGGGGAACTGCGACGCCGACCTCGAAAAAGGTGATCCGTGCGTAGCGGGCCAGGCACTTTCGCAGTGACCCGCACGCCAGATCTCCTCGCCGTTCCCCGAGCCCCTGGACAGCGCGACTCACTCACTTGCCGAGCGCAGCGACCCCCGCCTGGGCGAACTTCTCGTCGAGGTCACCGCTGGGCGCACCCGCGACACCGATCCCCGCGATCGGCGCCCCCTGGACGGCCACCGGAGCGCCGCCGCCGAGGAACAGCGTGCCGGGGATGTCCTTCAGGTTCGGAGCCGTGGCGAGCCGCTTGACCAGCTCGGAGGTCGGCGCGTTCCAGGAGACCGCGGTGAACGCCTTGCGCTCCGCCGACTCGTACGACTGCGGGCCGGCCCCGTCGCCGCGCAGGGTGACCAGGGTGTTCCCGTTCCGGTCCACCACCGCGACGGTGACCCGCTGGTTCTCCTGCTCGGCGGCGGCCAGGGCGGCCTGGGCGGCCTTGGTGGCGGCGGCGATGCTCAGGTGGGTGCTGGTGACCGTGTCGGACTTCTTCACCTCGGCGGCCGGCCTGGCCTGCGCGTTCTGCGGGGCGGCGGAGGCCGACAGCGCGCCGAACGTGCCCGCGCCGACCGCCGCCAGGGCCACCGCGCCGGTCAGGACCCGGGTCCGAACGCTCATCTTCTGCATGGGAGTTGCTCCTCGTCGGATCGCCTTCGGAAGCCTGCGGCTCCCGCTCTGCTTCGATCCTCACCCGGCCGCACCCCTTACCCCGTCGACGCGACAGCCGACCCCGGTGTCAACCGATCGGCTGATACGACACCACCCACCCGGCGAGGGTGCGCAGCCCTGCCGCCGTAGTCGGATACTGCTAGGGGACCCCCGGGGCAAGCCGGGGCTCCGCATCAGCAGGGACGGACGCCATGCCCCAGAACCCCGAGAACCCCGAATTTCCCGAGGACTTCGACGACTTCGAGGAGGAGGCGGCGCCGGTCGCGCAGGAGGCGATGGACGACGAGCGGGTGGTCGCCGAGCACTTGGGCGACGACTACGAGCAGCTCAGGGAGCGCCGTTCGCTCGGTGCCGAGAAGGCGGACGACGCGGACGCGGCCGAGCAGGTCCGGGTGGTGGAACTCGACGAGGACGAGTACCGCTGATCGGATAAAAGCTTAGAATCCGGGCATAACTGCCTGGCGTTCTGATCGCCGCGCACACCGCGGGGCGATCGGCCGCCGAACGGAGGTCGACGATGACCAAGCGATCCACGGGCAAGATGACCAAGCTCCGCCGGGGCACCCAGGAGCTGCTGCAACGCCGCGGCATGGTGGCCGACCCCGGGCCGCAGCCACCGATGATGGGCGACCACGGGGCGATGGGTGCCGACTCGGGCCCCCGCTTCGGTGACGCCGCCTTCAGTCACGGCGGCCGCCGCTCGTTCGCCGCCCCGGCGATGCTGGGCGGCCCGGCCCACCACGCCGAGCTGCCCGGTCACCGGCACCGGGGCGCCGAGAAGCACTCCGCCCACTGAGTCGGACGGGGCGGGCGTTCCGGTGACCGGAGCGCCCGCCCCGACCCGTTCCCGGGTGCGGGAGAGGTACGGGAGAGTAGGGGCGACACGTCGTCTGCCGGAGGAGAGCGCATGTCCGAGGAGAGCACCACCCTGCAGCCCCGCGACCAGTGGCTGGCCTCGCTGCCCCGGGTGTTCGCGGCGGCGGGGTGCCTGATCCGCGACCCCGCCGGCCGGGTGCTGATCGTGAAGGCGGGCTACCGGCCCGACTGGCAGTTCGTCGGCGGCACGGTGGACCGGGGCGAGGACGCCGCGCAGTGCGCGAGCCGGGAGCTGCTGGAGGAGACCGGCCTGGTGGGGCAGGCCGGACCGCTGCTCACGGTGGCCTGGACCCACCCGACCGAGGAGCTCGCCCACCCGGCCGTGCACTTCCTGTTCGACTTCGGCACCATCCCCGCCGACAGCCCGATCACGCTCCCGGCGGGCGAGCTGGACGACTACCGCTGGGTCACCGTCGAGAACGCGCTCGCCCTGCTCGGCCCGACCCGCGCGCCCCGGCTGGCCGCCGGCCTGGCCGCCCTGGCGGACGGCCGGACCAGGATGGTCACCACGCCGGCCGGCGGCTTCTGACTGGGACCCTCCCCCCAACCCCCGGAGGGTCCGGGTCAGACCTTGCGGAAGACGTACGCGGCGGAGACCGGGATGCCCCGGAACCGGGACCACTTGGGCTTCAGCGCGATCCACTCGTCGCCGACCACGCCCTCCCGCATCTCGGCCAGCTGCCACCCCTCGGCCAGTGCGGCCGTCAGGTGGTCGCTGACCAGGTGCAGGTGGGTGTCGATGGCGACGTCCTCGCCCCCGTCGGTGGTGAAGTGGGTGGGCATCCCGGCCGCCATGATGAACTGCGGGTGCAGGCCGACCAGGACGCACAGCCCGCCGGGGGCGGCCAGCCGGTACGCCTCGCGGTAGAACGGGGTCAGGTCGGCCAGGTGCTCGTCCACCAGCGAGGAGACCACCAGCCCGTACCCGCCGTCCGGCAGTCCGGTGGCGGCCAGGTCAGCCTCCACCAGCCGGTCGTGCGCGCCCTTGGCTCCGGCCAGGGCGAGCATCTCGGGGGTGAGGTCGACGCCGTCCACCGCCTGGACGCCCTGGGCGCGCAGCCACACGCCGGTCCGTCCGGTGCCGCAGCCGAGGTCGGCGGCCCGGGCGACGGACGCCCAGTCGGGCACCGCCAGCCGGGCCAGCACGGCCAGGTCCATCAGGTCCTCGACGGTCCGCTCGTAGCTGCCGACCCACTGGCCGTAGCCCGTCCGGACGTCGACCATCGGATAGCCGCGGGAGTCAAAATCTGCGAATTGCGCCATGATCCGCAGTGTTCACGCTCCGGCGGCCCGGTCGCCAGCGATTAAAACGAAGGAAGCCGATGCAGCTGCTGAGCTGGCCCGAGGCCCGGGTGCCCGCTGAACTCCGTTCGCAGGTATGGGAGTTGCAGGAGTCGGCTTGGCCGAGCGGCGGGTCCGATCCCGGGGTGAGTCACGACCCGGCGCTGGCGCCGGTGAGCTTGCTGCTGCTGGACGGCGGCCGGGTACTCGCCGCGCTCGACCTGCTGGAGAAGGAGATCGAACACGGCGGGGAGCGTTATCTGGCCCGGGGGCTGAGCTGTGTGGTCACCGACCCGGCGGCGCGCGGGCGGGGGTACGGCGGGCGGCTGGTGGCGGTCGCCCGGGAGATGGTCAGGGCGGGCGGGGCGGATCTCGGGATCTTCAGCTGCGACCGGCCGCTGCTGGAGTTCTACCGGTCGGCCGGCTGGCAGCCGCTG
This genomic interval from Kitasatospora gansuensis contains the following:
- a CDS encoding NUDIX domain-containing protein, with amino-acid sequence MSEESTTLQPRDQWLASLPRVFAAAGCLIRDPAGRVLIVKAGYRPDWQFVGGTVDRGEDAAQCASRELLEETGLVGQAGPLLTVAWTHPTEELAHPAVHFLFDFGTIPADSPITLPAGELDDYRWVTVENALALLGPTRAPRLAAGLAALADGRTRMVTTPAGGF
- a CDS encoding low temperature requirement protein A; amino-acid sequence: MTGDVAERPQAKEGERVEQRVTWAELFFDLVWVFAITQIAVALAHAHSLLDVAMAVMLFLPLWMGWVGAALLGNATGESLDGVHGRLLVFALAACGLGMSVAVPDALGDRGVLFGVCYVLMRLILWQRMRRWPTFGGLRIEPFSVSLLVSGPLFLTGAFLDSGPRQVLWTVGALAEVLGTALLGKRLDRARFETSHLPERFGLFVIMALGETVIASGGHVSDGHLGTVALVTLGVAFVLIVQLWWAYFHYSAPAARHSLDVDPVQARIVRDVFSYAHLAYAVAIILMAVGLEELLAAPLQHPHELPQFMLAPGAALYLAGFCYARWRMFGAAAVPRTAGALACLALAATASAVPQVVTAVLVVLVLGAVNGVEAFIVETGRPLLLLRMPGRRRAAN
- a CDS encoding MFS transporter, producing MSPVTDTPDRRRWLALAVVMTASLMDLVDVTIVNIAMPSIQLDLGAGYSTLQWITAGYALAFAIGLITGGRLGDIYGRKRLFLIGITGFTLASALCGLAGSPEMLVAARVLQGATASLMVPQVLSIIHVTFPAHERGKVFGMFGAMVGLGAVLGPLLGALLTEWDLFGLGWRPIFLVNLPIGIAGLLLGAKYVGESKAPQALKLDLVGMLLAGAGLLMLLYPLTQGRESGWPVWGFVSMGLSLPVLALFVAYEKAKTRRDGSPLVELALFRVKSFAAGIGVQLSFGIASGIFFMVWTLYMQLGLGWSALRAGLTGVPFSLAVSVAAGLSVQVLVPRFGRKVLQAGALVMAAGTLVYLAEAARYGMEIESWQMALPLVVMGLGMGLIVAPLTDLVLSEVPREHSGSASGLINTTQQLGVALGLGLSSVAFFTVVDAADPAVQAMGPVFVNAFQHALWWVSGGLLLVFALVFALPRRAPRPVVEAEAPEQELVAA
- a CDS encoding ArsR/SmtB family transcription factor, giving the protein MLTLRFSAQDLARTRFGHSPLWEVVTSVEALKDPGGKPLHLGWARDTRAALPAVDLSLLFALVPIPTLYVPSFLTPVPQTESPSLAEELATLAATPAELVRADLARLTGPPNASLAAPVAELYRDPADGLARLADQIRAYWEVAIQPHWSRIQRLVEGEVLYRARSIARGGAAELFEALHPQVSWADDTLRVRHRNYEATRTLDGGRGLVLVPTVFVWPGVFSQSTPPRQPGLVYPPRGIAALWETPRDRAPDALAALLGRSRAGLLAELGSPASTTELAARTGMPAPTVSHHLTTLRAAGLAASHRTGRTVLYLRTPLGEALLNGG
- a CDS encoding MFS transporter, coding for MRTLRRFGLPRVAGNGGLVGASVIDSLGSGLVLAFVLVYFARTTELSLPVIGGALTLARLLAVPTAVTVGPLIDRWGARGLALAGNLISAAGYAGFLISHQVWQIVAAAWLAQVGAVTYWTSSTGLVVLAADGAERPRWFAMIHMLRNVGLGLGGALGAFLVGIGGTAGLRGVVVANAVSFLVAVVLLWRWRPTVRAVPAAARAGGGYRTVLRDRRYLLLVAINVSFVFSALILSLLLAVYITEGLHREAWIAGALLVLNGGQVALTQTVVSRWLERFRPTRVIAAACGINALAFGVFAVLADAPGWAVPAGLFLAMLLYTLAETAATPFSEELSVSLAPEQLRGRYLAVYQLSWTFGQTVAPGLLTLLLAGGASRPWLFLIGLSLAAVPALLLLERLTAARPVAEPALAA
- a CDS encoding PucR family transcriptional regulator, coding for MATVTASSGSPAASGPGEWGRLLEEVARTGRRLRRDELEALREYGGRCALAGRGLAELVDEQLAESGRVWAGQPVDGASMAALRAAVAALAGGHGRAYREQLHQEEARRREFVADLLSSRSDLGRLAEHAERFGLNLACAHIVAVADGDGYDPEDPLVRGVERQLLGRFGDQEVLLAVKHGRLVCILPAGPGESAAIQAFAELTGRRRVVVGRPHSGPGGAVRSYEEARSALEQANRLRLPGQLLSAADLLVLPVLLRDRVALEELVNGVLGPLREARGGAVPLLETLAAYADSRYVLAEAARRLGLSVRALSYRLDRIVRLTGLDPDDALQRYTLETAAFGARLLGWPDQSAAG
- a CDS encoding GlcG/HbpS family heme-binding protein; this translates as MQKMSVRTRVLTGAVALAAVGAGTFGALSASAAPQNAQARPAAEVKKSDTVTSTHLSIAAATKAAQAALAAAEQENQRVTVAVVDRNGNTLVTLRGDGAGPQSYESAERKAFTAVSWNAPTSELVKRLATAPNLKDIPGTLFLGGGAPVAVQGAPIAGIGVAGAPSGDLDEKFAQAGVAALGK
- a CDS encoding helix-turn-helix transcriptional regulator — protein: MTDTPARLLSLLSLLQTPREWPGSELADRLRVSPRTIRRDIERLRDLGYPVEASKGAIGGYRLVAGAAMPPLLLDDEEAVAIAVGLRAAAGQAVEGIEEASVRALAKLVQVLPARLRHRVGSLNAATVPLAGGGPRVDPEVLTTLASAAAGREKLRFQYRAGDGAETRRLVEPHRLVATGRRWYLVAFDNERDDWRIFRVDRVREPQPTGARTVPRELPAEDAGAYVAARLTNRSRTYTAVATLHAPLHRLQDRLGFREDEVEALDDTRTRLRTQADSLEWLALRLASLGCEFEVHEPAELRTYLTDLAARATRAAAL